A region from the Canis lupus dingo isolate Sandy chromosome X, ASM325472v2, whole genome shotgun sequence genome encodes:
- the LOC112671942 gene encoding cytochrome c oxidase subunit 8A, mitochondrial-like: MSVLTALLLRGLTGLAWRLLVPCLDPFHWPWEQLRTIGLTSCFLCFLLPLVWVLSHLESYKKWE, translated from the coding sequence ATGTCTGTACTGACAGCATTGTTGCTGAGGGGCCTGACAGGCCTAGCCTGGAGGCTCCTGGTACCGTGCCTAGATCCATTCCACTGGCCATGGGAGCAGCTCAGGACCATTGGGCTCACCTCCTGCTTCCTATGTTTTCTCTTGCCATTGGTCTGGGTCCTGTCACATTTGGAGAGCTACAAGAAGTGGGAGTGA